From Desulfuromonas soudanensis, the proteins below share one genomic window:
- a CDS encoding nickel-dependent hydrogenase large subunit, producing the protein MAGKIVIDPVSRIEGHLKIEATVENGVVKEARSSGMMYRGLENILLGRDPRDAARIMQRVCGVCPTSHGLAAAFALDELYGVQGNITDNGRILRNLIQGANFVQSHILHFYQLAALDYVDVTAVADYSGSDPTLNKVRDFIGRGHLGPFVPRYEGDYRLSKEENRLAVAHYVEALNMRRLAHEAVAIFGGKMPHNMSIVAGGATAAPTLDKIASFLWKMEQLTDFIDTVYLPDVLMVARRYSDYFGIGAGCKQYLSFGVFDMDSDPDLTKRQRYLPQGIVRGSELKLRRIDPGKITEEVESSWFAANGPVHPYDGQTVPDRDKAGAYSWVKSPRYDGEVMEVGPLARMLGAYVTGNREVKTMVDGVLGQFHAGPEALFSVLGRHAARAIETKLVAERLKEWVLQLKPGEPTFTPFGLDVTSRGMGLHEAPRGALGHWVVAEGGKVKNYQAVVPTTWNAGPMDAKGQPGPIEQSLIGTKVKDEKNPFELVRIVRSYDPCLSCAVHVVTPAGEDLGRFVVGAQ; encoded by the coding sequence ATGGCAGGAAAGATTGTAATTGATCCGGTGTCCCGCATCGAAGGGCACCTGAAGATCGAGGCGACGGTGGAAAACGGCGTTGTCAAGGAGGCCCGCAGCTCCGGCATGATGTACCGCGGCCTGGAGAATATCCTCCTCGGCCGGGATCCCCGGGACGCCGCCCGCATCATGCAGCGCGTCTGCGGCGTCTGCCCCACCTCCCACGGCCTGGCGGCGGCCTTCGCCCTCGACGAGCTCTACGGCGTCCAGGGGAACATCACCGACAACGGCCGCATCCTGCGCAACCTCATCCAGGGCGCCAACTTCGTCCAGTCGCACATCCTGCACTTCTATCAGCTCGCCGCCCTCGACTACGTCGACGTCACCGCGGTGGCCGACTACAGCGGCTCCGACCCGACCCTGAACAAGGTCAGGGATTTCATCGGCCGCGGCCACCTCGGCCCCTTCGTCCCCCGCTACGAGGGGGATTACCGCCTCAGCAAGGAAGAGAACCGCCTGGCGGTCGCCCACTACGTCGAGGCTCTCAACATGCGCCGTCTCGCCCACGAGGCGGTGGCCATCTTCGGCGGCAAGATGCCGCACAACATGTCCATCGTCGCCGGCGGCGCCACGGCCGCCCCGACCCTCGACAAGATCGCCTCCTTCCTCTGGAAGATGGAGCAGCTCACCGACTTCATCGACACCGTCTACCTCCCCGACGTCCTCATGGTCGCCAGGCGCTACAGCGACTACTTCGGGATCGGTGCCGGTTGCAAGCAGTATCTCTCCTTCGGCGTCTTCGACATGGACAGCGACCCCGACCTCACCAAGCGCCAGCGCTACCTCCCCCAGGGGATCGTCCGGGGGAGCGAGCTCAAGCTGCGGCGCATCGATCCGGGGAAGATCACCGAAGAGGTGGAGAGCAGCTGGTTCGCCGCCAACGGCCCGGTCCACCCCTACGACGGCCAGACCGTCCCCGACCGCGACAAGGCCGGCGCCTACAGCTGGGTGAAGTCGCCGCGCTACGACGGCGAAGTCATGGAGGTCGGACCCCTGGCGCGCATGCTCGGGGCCTACGTCACGGGCAACAGGGAGGTCAAAACGATGGTCGACGGCGTCCTCGGCCAGTTCCACGCCGGCCCCGAAGCCCTCTTCTCCGTCCTCGGCCGCCACGCCGCCCGGGCCATCGAGACCAAACTGGTGGCCGAGCGCCTCAAGGAGTGGGTCCTGCAGCTCAAGCCCGGCGAGCCGACCTTCACCCCCTTCGGCCTCGACGTCACCTCCCGGGGGATGGGGCTCCACGAGGCGCCCCGCGGGGCCCTCGGCCACTGGGTCGTCGCCGAAGGGGGGAAGGTCAAGAACTATCAGGCCGTCGTCCCCACCACCTGGAACGCCGGTCCCATGGACGCCAAGGGGCAGCCCGGACCCATCGAGCAGTCCCTCATCGGGACAAAAGTCAAGGACGAGAAGAACCCCTTCGAGCTGGTACGCATCGTCCGCTCCTACGACCCCTGCCTCTCCTGCGCCGTGCATGTCGTCACCCCCGCCGGTGAGGACCTCGGCCGTTTCGTCGTCGGGGCCCAGTGA
- a CDS encoding hydrogenase maturation protease, whose protein sequence is MGNADTDRRGEASLAQGDPWVVPARAPILVMAVGNLLRGDDGFAEAVLAALAERDLPETVELFDAGTSAIDLMEIFDRRDRLIVLDAVRGGAAPGTLYRFSPEEVEAQALPMNSLHQVGLLETLRLGELVNCKPKETVVIGVQPQDTALGIGLSPVVAAAVEKAVELVLQEIYSQGRPPGRPHAPL, encoded by the coding sequence ATGGGGAACGCAGATACCGACCGCAGGGGCGAGGCATCCCTCGCCCAGGGCGACCCCTGGGTCGTTCCTGCAAGAGCGCCGATCCTGGTCATGGCGGTGGGGAATCTCCTCCGCGGCGACGACGGCTTCGCCGAGGCGGTCCTTGCCGCCCTCGCAGAGCGGGATCTCCCTGAGACGGTGGAGCTCTTCGACGCCGGGACCTCCGCCATCGACCTCATGGAGATCTTCGACCGTCGCGACAGGCTCATCGTCCTCGATGCGGTGCGCGGCGGAGCGGCCCCCGGCACCCTCTACCGCTTCAGCCCCGAGGAGGTGGAGGCCCAGGCCCTCCCCATGAATTCCCTGCACCAGGTCGGCCTCCTCGAGACGCTGCGCCTCGGCGAGCTGGTGAACTGCAAGCCGAAGGAGACGGTGGTGATCGGAGTCCAGCCGCAGGACACCGCCCTCGGCATCGGTCTTTCGCCCGTCGTGGCCGCGGCGGTGGAGAAGGCGGTGGAACTGGTGCTGCAGGAAATCTATTCGCAGGGGCGACCCCCTGGTCGCCCCCACGCACCTCTTTAA